In the genome of Paenibacillus pabuli, one region contains:
- a CDS encoding LytR/AlgR family response regulator transcription factor, producing MRALIVEDEIPASEELNYLIQEHSQIEVVDCLEDGLDVLKFLQEQEVDVIFLDINIPSLDGMMLAHHIGKFASKPYIVFTTAYKEHAAEAFELEAFDYILKPYDEKRIAAMLNKLETAFKRDHEQEERERGNDDGHAHNAAQVNDEWSASNRQVREFNAQTGRRINLLRNDNIIVTDTADIYYAEAQEKVTKVYTKNGEFTMPVSISDFHGRLPQETFFRCHRSYIVNLSQIREIVPWFNNTYLLRLRDLEAEVPVSRGKVKEFRQLMRI from the coding sequence ATGAGAGCCCTTATTGTTGAAGATGAAATTCCGGCAAGTGAGGAACTGAATTACTTGATACAGGAACATAGCCAAATTGAAGTGGTAGATTGTCTGGAAGATGGGCTGGATGTGCTGAAATTTCTGCAGGAGCAGGAAGTCGACGTTATTTTTCTGGATATCAATATCCCTTCGCTGGATGGCATGATGCTGGCACATCATATTGGAAAGTTTGCGAGCAAGCCTTATATCGTATTCACAACGGCGTACAAGGAACATGCGGCAGAAGCGTTTGAGCTGGAGGCATTTGACTATATTTTGAAGCCCTATGATGAGAAGCGGATTGCTGCGATGCTGAATAAACTCGAAACGGCGTTCAAACGGGATCATGAGCAGGAGGAACGTGAACGTGGCAACGATGATGGACATGCTCATAATGCGGCTCAAGTGAACGATGAATGGTCTGCATCCAATAGGCAGGTGCGGGAATTCAATGCCCAGACGGGACGACGCATCAACCTGCTCCGCAATGACAATATTATTGTGACAGACACCGCCGATATTTATTATGCGGAAGCACAAGAGAAAGTCACGAAGGTGTATACCAAAAACGGTGAGTTTACGATGCCGGTCAGCATTTCGGATTTTCACGGGCGATTACCGCAGGAAACCTTTTTCCGCTGCCATCGTTCTTACATAGTGAATTTGTCCCAAATTCGTGAAATTGTGCCCTGGTTTAACAATACGTACCTGCTTCGTTTGCGTGATCTGGAGGCTGAAGTTCCTGTTAGCCGGGGCAAAGTCAAGGAATTCAGGCAGCTCATGCGCATCTAG
- a CDS encoding stage VI sporulation protein F — translation MGYQQYGISPQLVERIKTKMKNPAVKERIKKLIDGVTKSDLQDKAKVRRLVKSSAVILNENFSAAQEEQFVAFVLAQKIDPNNTFHLIKLWGMFR, via the coding sequence TTGGGTTACCAACAATATGGAATCAGTCCGCAGCTGGTGGAGCGGATCAAAACGAAGATGAAAAATCCCGCTGTCAAAGAGCGTATCAAAAAGTTGATAGATGGGGTCACCAAGTCCGATTTGCAGGATAAGGCCAAGGTAAGAAGGCTGGTCAAGTCGTCTGCGGTCATTTTGAACGAGAATTTTTCTGCGGCGCAGGAGGAGCAATTCGTTGCTTTTGTTCTCGCCCAGAAAATCGACCCGAACAATACGTTTCATTTGATTAAGCTGTGGGGCATGTTTAGGTAG
- a CDS encoding sensor histidine kinase, producing MLLGLFERAALLIIFLFFLSRIPRFRQILQKGKLRWQEYIAVTLLFCGFAIFGTYTGINVEGSLVNVRIIAIMSGGILFGGPVGIITGIVSGVHRYLIDMDGVTAIPCLITSILAGLVSGYIHKYTPKSKRWMIGIAAGMICEALTMLLILLYSYPDPLGADIVSKIALPMILGEMNIGLIVLLVQSVEGEKEMIAARQAKLALEIANKTLPYFRSIDEDSLRKICRIIQEDIQADAVAITDTRNVLAYVGFGEERYHIGNEIISEMTKKTISSGEITISNDVIDEKTPDIHSLLIIPLKERGEVTGALKIYYRKAYKITYPLQTMAVGLSQIISTQMEVSRVEEIKAAANKAELRALQTTIHPHFLFNALNAIASSIRTKPDRARELIVNLSGYMRYNLELSDELIDIHKELEQVRNYVEIEKARFGSRLNVIYDIDEVAVHIPSLVIQPLVENAIIHGILKVKGPGTVRIRVQDYPDFVRIGVSDTGAGIGADIIERVYHDRMPANQIGLYNVHRRVKLIYGQGLTITRLEQGTDILFDVPKGDVVTR from the coding sequence ATGCTGCTGGGTTTATTTGAACGGGCGGCACTGCTGATTATATTTTTATTCTTCTTGTCGAGGATACCGCGGTTTAGACAGATCTTGCAAAAGGGAAAATTGAGATGGCAAGAGTACATTGCGGTTACGTTGTTATTCTGTGGATTTGCCATCTTTGGTACGTATACCGGTATTAATGTGGAAGGCTCGCTGGTGAATGTACGCATTATTGCGATCATGTCTGGCGGCATTCTGTTCGGGGGGCCTGTGGGCATCATTACCGGGATTGTGTCCGGGGTGCATCGGTATTTAATCGATATGGATGGCGTTACGGCGATCCCGTGTCTAATTACGAGTATCCTTGCAGGTCTGGTCTCTGGGTATATACATAAGTATACGCCTAAGTCGAAGCGTTGGATGATCGGTATTGCGGCGGGAATGATCTGTGAGGCGCTTACGATGCTGCTTATCCTGCTGTATTCCTATCCCGACCCCTTGGGGGCGGACATTGTCTCGAAGATTGCGCTGCCGATGATATTGGGTGAGATGAACATTGGGCTGATCGTGCTGCTGGTACAGAGTGTAGAAGGGGAAAAGGAAATGATTGCAGCTCGGCAGGCCAAGCTGGCGCTGGAGATTGCCAACAAGACCTTGCCATACTTCCGCTCCATTGATGAAGACTCTCTGCGTAAGATTTGCCGGATTATTCAGGAGGATATCCAAGCGGATGCAGTTGCGATTACGGATACCCGAAATGTTCTGGCTTATGTGGGATTTGGGGAGGAACGATATCACATCGGCAATGAGATTATTAGTGAGATGACGAAGAAGACGATTTCCAGCGGAGAGATTACGATCAGCAATGATGTAATTGATGAGAAAACGCCGGATATCCACTCCCTGCTCATCATTCCGCTCAAAGAGCGGGGCGAAGTGACGGGTGCGCTGAAAATCTATTACCGCAAAGCGTACAAGATTACGTATCCGTTGCAAACGATGGCTGTGGGCCTGTCCCAGATTATCTCTACCCAGATGGAAGTATCACGTGTGGAGGAGATCAAGGCAGCCGCCAATAAAGCGGAGCTGCGTGCATTGCAGACCACGATCCATCCTCATTTTCTATTCAATGCGCTGAACGCCATTGCCTCATCGATTCGCACCAAGCCGGATCGGGCACGCGAGCTGATTGTGAATCTGTCTGGATATATGCGCTATAACCTGGAGCTGTCGGATGAGCTTATCGATATTCACAAAGAGCTGGAGCAGGTCCGCAATTATGTGGAAATCGAGAAGGCGCGCTTCGGCAGCAGGCTTAACGTCATCTATGATATTGATGAGGTGGCTGTGCATATTCCAAGCCTGGTCATTCAGCCACTTGTTGAAAATGCCATCATCCATGGTATTCTCAAGGTCAAAGGACCCGGGACCGTACGGATTCGAGTACAGGATTATCCTGACTTTGTGCGAATTGGGGTCAGTGACACAGGAGCAGGCATTGGAGCTGACATTATTGAGCGTGTATACCATGACCGGATGCCTGCCAACCAGATCGGGTTGTACAATGTGCATCGGCGGGTGAAGCTCATATATGGACAAGGTTTAACGATTACACGGCTGGAGCAGGGAACCGATATTTTATTTGATGTACCCAAAGGAGATGTAGTAACAAGGTGA
- the recG gene encoding ATP-dependent DNA helicase RecG has translation MKWEEISVKQISGVSALKEGELHAFGISTVKDLLEYYPFRYEDYRLRSLSEVKDGDKITVQGKVMGIPVLQRYGKKSRLTCKVMTEEWMISATWFNRHFLKEQLTPNREIVITGKWEQKRMQMTVTDSEFPDKGEGRSGTLQPVYSVTGKLTQSWMRKTINQGLVQFGEMIPEILPQSLMKKYGFMPRKQAIAGIHRPQDNREGQQARQRMVYEELFLFQLKMQAYRALNRDRMDGVVHTTDNTTIREFVRSLPFELTDAQKKVELEILHDMRSPYSMNRLLQGDVGSGKTVIAAIALYTTVRSGFQGALMVPTEILAEQHMRSLQKLFEPFGVTVGLLTGSVNGRKRKDLIASLQMGLIDIVVGTHALIQEDVFFRDLGLVVTDEQHRFGVNQRSILRRKGYNPDVLTMTATPIPRTLAITAFGDIEVSTISERPKGRIPISTYWVKHDMMDRVLGFISREVDQGRQAYLICPLIEESEKLDVQNAIDLHIQMQQNFPKYRVGLLHGRMTAGEKEEMMRDFYSNEIQLLVSTTVVEVGVDVPNATLMVIMDADRFGLSQLHQLRGRVGRGAHASYCVLIADPKTEVGQERMKVMTETEDGFEVSRRDLDLRGPGDFFGTKQSGLPEFRLADMVADFAVLEQARDDVSSLIADANFWTSVDYAPLRDFLQQQQVFQGDLID, from the coding sequence ATGAAATGGGAAGAAATATCGGTAAAACAAATTAGCGGCGTGAGTGCTCTCAAAGAGGGAGAGCTTCACGCCTTTGGCATCTCTACTGTAAAAGACTTGCTTGAATATTATCCGTTTCGTTATGAGGATTATCGTCTTCGTTCGCTCAGTGAAGTGAAGGATGGAGACAAAATTACAGTACAGGGTAAAGTGATGGGTATCCCGGTGTTGCAGCGATACGGCAAAAAGTCACGCCTTACCTGTAAGGTGATGACGGAAGAATGGATGATTTCAGCGACCTGGTTCAATCGGCATTTTCTGAAGGAGCAGCTTACGCCCAACCGGGAGATTGTCATTACGGGAAAATGGGAACAGAAGCGGATGCAGATGACTGTAACGGATTCGGAATTCCCGGATAAAGGGGAAGGTCGTTCGGGCACGCTGCAGCCTGTGTATTCGGTAACCGGTAAGCTTACGCAGTCATGGATGCGCAAAACGATTAATCAGGGGTTAGTCCAATTCGGGGAAATGATCCCTGAAATTCTGCCTCAATCGCTCATGAAGAAATATGGGTTTATGCCTCGCAAACAGGCGATTGCCGGAATTCATCGTCCGCAGGATAACCGTGAAGGCCAGCAGGCCAGACAGCGAATGGTGTATGAGGAATTATTTTTGTTTCAACTCAAAATGCAGGCTTATCGGGCATTGAACCGGGATCGCATGGATGGGGTAGTGCACACAACGGATAATACAACGATTCGCGAGTTTGTTCGCAGTCTTCCGTTTGAACTGACGGATGCACAGAAGAAGGTAGAGCTTGAAATTCTGCATGATATGCGTTCGCCGTATTCGATGAACCGATTGCTGCAGGGGGATGTAGGCTCGGGTAAAACGGTTATTGCGGCAATTGCGCTGTATACGACTGTTCGTTCCGGGTTTCAGGGGGCTTTGATGGTCCCTACAGAGATTCTGGCAGAACAGCATATGCGTTCACTGCAAAAGCTGTTTGAACCTTTTGGTGTCACGGTGGGGCTGTTAACGGGCAGTGTGAATGGACGGAAGCGTAAAGATCTGATTGCTTCTTTGCAGATGGGCTTGATTGATATCGTCGTGGGTACACACGCTTTAATTCAGGAGGATGTATTTTTCCGTGACCTGGGTCTTGTCGTTACGGATGAACAGCATCGGTTCGGTGTGAACCAGCGCAGCATTTTGCGGCGTAAAGGCTATAACCCGGATGTGTTAACGATGACGGCAACGCCGATACCGCGAACACTGGCCATTACGGCTTTTGGTGATATTGAGGTATCGACCATCTCGGAACGTCCAAAGGGACGGATTCCGATCTCGACGTACTGGGTCAAGCATGACATGATGGATCGGGTGCTTGGTTTTATTTCGCGCGAAGTGGACCAGGGACGCCAGGCCTATCTGATCTGCCCGCTCATTGAAGAGTCGGAGAAGCTGGATGTACAGAATGCCATTGACCTGCATATTCAGATGCAGCAGAACTTTCCGAAGTACCGTGTAGGTCTGCTCCATGGACGGATGACGGCTGGCGAGAAGGAAGAGATGATGCGTGACTTCTACAGCAACGAAATTCAGCTTCTCGTCTCGACAACCGTTGTGGAGGTCGGGGTCGATGTGCCTAATGCAACATTGATGGTCATTATGGATGCGGACCGATTCGGTCTGTCGCAGCTGCATCAGCTTCGTGGCCGGGTTGGTCGGGGCGCTCATGCCTCCTATTGTGTGCTTATTGCTGATCCCAAGACGGAGGTTGGGCAGGAGCGCATGAAGGTCATGACGGAAACTGAAGATGGATTCGAAGTATCCCGCCGAGATCTGGATCTGCGGGGACCGGGGGATTTCTTTGGCACCAAGCAAAGTGGATTACCCGAGTTCCGTCTTGCCGACATGGTTGCAGATTTTGCTGTATTGGAGCAGGCGCGAGATGATGTGTCCAGCCTGATTGCGGATGCGAACTTCTGGACGTCTGTTGACTACGCTCCTTTACGTGACTTTTTACAGCAGCAGCAAGTATTCCAGGGCGATCTGATCGATTGA